The following nucleotide sequence is from Eubacterium sp. 1001713B170207_170306_E7.
ATGCGTTACGGCCAACGTTTACACGTTCTCTGTACTCGTTCTTCACCTGAAGATGAACCGCCCCCTCACACAGCCGTAAAAGGCCCCTCAGCCTTTGCCGGACTGCTCTTCTCTGATTTCACGCTGTCTTGCGCGCAGCCGTGCCTGTAACTCCTGCCGTTCTAATCCGTCATCCTGCACGACCTTTTTTTGTTCCTCTTTTTCCATCTCTTTTGCGAGACGCCTGTCTATGGCTTCGATAGCCTGTATGAGAGCGCCTTTTTTACGGCGCTTATCAACTAACAGCGGACTATAGGGTTCTTTTTCGCGCAGCCGGGAGTTGACGGCAAGATCGTCCTCGATCCCGATTTTGCGCACTTCATTGAGTGTCAGGCCATTATAATCCTCCACATCTTCAAAACGCTTCCACATGGTAATGCCCTGTAGTCTTTTACAGGCCATGACCCGATTGGTCTTCCGGTCCCAGGCCAGCACAACAATGGCGCCGCCCTTTATATGGAAGCCCCCCTTGCGCATACCAATGCCCAGGATCCAGCCCCTTCCCTGAAGGGCGCTCACAGCTTTCTGGTAGCTTCTGTACTGAAGATAGGATAAAAAACTCTGCAGAACCATCATGGCAAAAGCCAGAAAAATAAAATACTTTAAGCCATCGTTCATCTGGACACTCTCCGTTTTCTTTACTAATAATCCTATATCCTATTATATAACGATAAGGGAAGTTCGACAATAAAGATTTGAAAAGTCCGTATCTTCTAAAGAAAGTTTTTATACCCTTTCAGGATAAATCCTTCTCGAAGACTCCTCATCCCTGTTGCCGAACGCCCGTTAACGTTCTGTGCTTCCTGCCAGACTTCGGTGAAATCCGGCTTCAGCATTATAAATACTTGCTCATTTCATATAAGGAATCGTAGATGCAGTCCGGTTCAACCTCGGACTCGGCAACGGTCTGCATATCCGCTTCGCCGGTGAGTACCAGGAAGCCCTTTGCGCCGTTTTTAACACCGGTCGCCACATCTGTATAGATGCGGTCACCGACGAAGGCAACCTCGTCGCGCTTGAAGCCGGTAATTTCCAGCACCATGTCCACGGTTTCCTTGAAAGGCTTGCCCAGGAAACGGGGCTTAACGCCGGTGGATGAGGTGATTAAGTCGCACATTGCGCCGCAGTCCGGCATAAAGCCGTCCTCTGTCGGGCAGTTGGTGTCCATATGAGTAGCCACAAAGGGGACGCCGTTGCGGACAAAACGGCAGATTTTGTCCAGCTTTTCATAGGTCAGGGTCGTGTCAAAGCTCTGAACCGCCACATCCGGCTCGTCATCAACCAGGTTGATGCCCTTTTCCTTAAAGCTGTTTTCCAAAAGCGGTGTACCATTCAGATAAACACGCTTGCCGGGGTAGTAGGTTTTCAAAAACTCTGCGGTGACGTCACCAGCGGTGACCACATCGCTTTCTTCTACCTCCAGTCCCATTTTCGCCAGCTTGTCTTTGTAAAAAGACGGCACACGGGACGCATTATTGGTAAAGAAGATAAAGCTTCTTCCTGTATCTTTAACCTTATGGATGAAGTCAAGAGATCCTTCGATCAGGTTGTTGCCTAAATAGACGGTGCCATCCATATCCAGTACGAACAGTTTGACATCATTTAATGCCTGGTCTTTTTCAAATCGCATGCTTATTCTCCGTAAATTGTATTTGTAATTTTGTCTGCAATTTCTTCCAGACGGCCGTGGGTTTTTGCAAATTCCATAACAGAATAGCGCGGACGCACCTTGTAGCCTTCAATCAGGCTTCTGTGGAACAAGTCTCTGTCAATGCCGATATCTTTTGGTGTTACCGGGCATCCAGCTTTGCGCAGAAGCTCTTCGATTTCCTGGTGCGGCGGACACAGCGCTCCGGTTCCTTCGGGCAGTAAATCTGCCATTTCTTCAAAGAACATGGCGATAACCGGTGTCGCAACACCAACCTGGGTGCCGTGATGAATCGGTGTCAGGCCTCTTGCGATATAATCCATTTCCCAGTAGTGGGACAGCATGTGTTCTGCGCCGGAGGCTGGACGGGAGATATTGACAAGCCCCATGGCCACACCCGTCAGGGTTAAGGCTTCGATTAAATATAAAGTTGCTTCGTCGTTGCGTTCTTTTAACGCTTCTGCCTGGCTGAAGCATTTGTCCAGGGCACGCTGTACAAGCTCTACGCAGGTTTCGCAGCGGTATTCGTCATTGACCTTAACGGATAAATCCCAGTCTGCCAGGGCGGTAATCTTTCCGACAACGTCGCCAAAGCCCGCATGGATTAATTCCATTGGCGCTTCCTTCATAATGTCGGTATCGCCGACAACGCCGTAAGCCAGACATGCCGGGTAGGAGTATTTATAACCGTTGCAGATCAGCGGCGCGCCATCGGCAACATAGCCATCCATGGAGGGGGCGGTACACACAATAATGTAAGGCACCTTTGTGCGGGAGGATACATACTTGACCGAGTCATTGAGTGACCCCGAACCTACGGCCACCATCAGGCTGACATCTAATTCCTGTTCTTCAAGAATACGTCCGACAACACTTTCATCCGGGATCAGTAATTCTCCGCCACGGTCGAACAATAATTCCTTGACATTAAAGCCTGCGTCGTCCAAAAGTTGTTTTGCTTCCCTGCCGGCGGCTTTATAGGTGTTGTCATCGTAAACGATGAGGACTTTTCCTTCTTTAAAGGGTTCGGCTACACGCGGCAGTTCCTTAATCGCTCCCTTCCCGATAGCAATGTCATGGATTGAAAAATTGTGATGTCTCCCACAGGAGCAGTCGAATTCAGTATTTGCCATTTCGTTAATGGCCAGGTTCAGGATTTCATTCATTGTTAGGTTCTCCTTTTAATTTTAAAAATCTAAAAGTATAATGACCGTAAAATACGGCTATTCTTCAATCAGCTTTCTGGCGCTCTCCACATCGGTGACCAG
It contains:
- a CDS encoding sn-glycerol-1-phosphate dehydrogenase; the protein is MNEILNLAINEMANTEFDCSCGRHHNFSIHDIAIGKGAIKELPRVAEPFKEGKVLIVYDDNTYKAAGREAKQLLDDAGFNVKELLFDRGGELLIPDESVVGRILEEQELDVSLMVAVGSGSLNDSVKYVSSRTKVPYIIVCTAPSMDGYVADGAPLICNGYKYSYPACLAYGVVGDTDIMKEAPMELIHAGFGDVVGKITALADWDLSVKVNDEYRCETCVELVQRALDKCFSQAEALKERNDEATLYLIEALTLTGVAMGLVNISRPASGAEHMLSHYWEMDYIARGLTPIHHGTQVGVATPVIAMFFEEMADLLPEGTGALCPPHQEIEELLRKAGCPVTPKDIGIDRDLFHRSLIEGYKVRPRYSVMEFAKTHGRLEEIADKITNTIYGE
- a CDS encoding transcriptional regulator GutM; the encoded protein is MNDGLKYFIFLAFAMMVLQSFLSYLQYRSYQKAVSALQGRGWILGIGMRKGGFHIKGGAIVVLAWDRKTNRVMACKRLQGITMWKRFEDVEDYNGLTLNEVRKIGIEDDLAVNSRLREKEPYSPLLVDKRRKKGALIQAIEAIDRRLAKEMEKEEQKKVVQDDGLERQELQARLRARQREIREEQSGKG
- a CDS encoding HAD-IIA family hydrolase, with the protein product MRFEKDQALNDVKLFVLDMDGTVYLGNNLIEGSLDFIHKVKDTGRSFIFFTNNASRVPSFYKDKLAKMGLEVEESDVVTAGDVTAEFLKTYYPGKRVYLNGTPLLENSFKEKGINLVDDEPDVAVQSFDTTLTYEKLDKICRFVRNGVPFVATHMDTNCPTEDGFMPDCGAMCDLITSSTGVKPRFLGKPFKETVDMVLEITGFKRDEVAFVGDRIYTDVATGVKNGAKGFLVLTGEADMQTVAESEVEPDCIYDSLYEMSKYL